The following are encoded together in the Oncorhynchus masou masou isolate Uvic2021 chromosome 5, UVic_Omas_1.1, whole genome shotgun sequence genome:
- the LOC135528054 gene encoding RNA-binding protein 25-like has translation ETDRQRERERDRQRQRERQRERQRERQTETERETERERQRDRETDRQTDRQTDRQTDRQTDRQTDRQTDRDRERERETDRQRQRERDRERDRQRQRQTETERDRERERERQRERERERREGGRETDRDRERDRERQTETDRDRERDREREKERERERGRERERERDRETDRDRERDRERERERETERERKREGGRETDRDRERETDRDRERDRERERDRERERERERERETERERKREGERDRQRQTETERETERETERERERERDRQRQRERERERDRDRERDRERDRQRQRDRERERERERKREGERERKREAERETDRDRQRQTETDRDRERETERERQRDRQRQRETERERERERERDREREKRGGRETDRDRERDRERER, from the exons gagacagacagacagagagagagagagagagacagacagagacagagagagagacagagagagagacagagagagagacagacagagacagagagagagacagagagagagagacagagagatagagagacagacagacagacagacagacagacagacagacagacagacagacagacagacagacagacagacagacagacagacagagacagagagagagagagagagacagacagacagagacagagagagagagacagagagagagacagacagagacagagacagacagagacagagagagacagagagagagagagagagagacagagagagagagagagagagag gagagagggggggagagagacagacagagacagagagagagacagagagagacagacagagacagacagagacagagagagagacagagagagagagaaagagagagaaagagagagggggagagagagagaaagagagagag acagagagacagacagagacagagagagagacagagagagagagagagagagagagacagagagagagagaaagagagagggggggagagagacagacagagacagagagagagagacagacagagacagagagagagacagagagagagagagagacagagagagagagagagagagagagagagagagagagacagagagagagagaaagagagagggggagagagacagacagagacagacagagacagagagagagacagagagagagacagagagagagagagagagagagagagacagacagagacagagagagagagaaagagagag agacagagacagagagagagacagagagagagacagacagagacagagagacagagagagagagagagaaagagagagaaagagagagggggagagagagagaaagagagaggcagagagagagacagacagagacagacagagacagacagagacagacagagacagagagagagagacagagagagagagacagagagacagacagagacagagagagacagagagagagagagagagagagagagagagagacagagagagagagaaaagaggggggagagagacagacagagacagagagagagacagagagagagagaga